A segment of the Huiozyma naganishii CBS 8797 chromosome 12, complete genome genome:
GGATTCTACAAACAGATGAACAATTACTCTTCCGCCTTTGGCGGTGATTTCAGCACTTTCAGCTTCGAGGAGCCGCAGGCGGTGGGTGTTACCGCAGGATCAAGTTCCAGCAGTATTGGGTCAGCCCTCGAGTGCGGTGGCCCTTGTACCCCACTAAGGGACAGCCATAGGAGACGTTCTTCGACTGCAACGGTGTCCTCTGCGTTCAAATTGCACTCCAGAAGTGATATATACGGGAAACAGAGGCACAAGAGGACGATGTCCAGTAACAACAATTCGCAAGCAAAGAGACTCGTCCaagagtttttgaaagtcgATAAGGATCCATCACCCCCAAGGAGAAACTCGTCGTCGCAACTCAACAGCTCATCGAGTCTGGTGTTTGAAAATCTGCTGTACAGAGAGCTGGATCATTCGTCAAAGTACAGTATGTCCGCCGTGGCCAATGAAAGCGAGAGGTCGCTTCCGAGAACACCATTTACTGATAGGAACCTGGCCTCCGCTGTGTCATCTGCATCGATTGTCGGCACACCGTCTACTTCAGGCGACCATTCCAGCCCACCACAGTCGCGGGAATCGGAcatattttccagttccCCCGAGATGGACTCCTCAGCCTCCTCGCTCGATGTCCAGGTCAAGAAATCGGTCAAGCGTAAGATCCCATATAAGGAACACATCCCAACGGCGATCCACCAACTCGAATTGAAACTAAGGGATCAAGTGCAGCGGAAGATCGTCGCTGATGAATCCCGTCTAATCGATAATCTGAACAAATTCGACACGCTGACGACGGACGTGGCACAACTGCGAGACCAGATTTCGACTCTGAAGATGGCAATCAAAGACACGTACCTACCAAAAATACGACGCAGCTTTGACCCAAAAAATAGCGAATCCTTCATCCACACTTTACAAGATAACGTGAACACCGCGGTGCAGGAACTGGAGGTCCTCGAGAAGAAAATGCAGCATTACCAACGGAAGGTCGCTCAGCAGAAGGAAACGATGAAAACTCTAGAGAGCCTCATCAACATGGGCAACACATTAAGAGAGGTGAAACGCAATACCAAATCTGTGTACAAATACAGGTACGTTCTGTTCGACCTGTGTATTCTCTCATTCGCCATCTACTTTGTCATGCTGCTTCGAAGCCTGTTCTGGTAGCCCGTTTGTGATCCAATATCACCCATTTACAGTCCGGTTACTTATTTTTTCCCAGCCTTATACCATTAATCCCGGACCCTATAGACACTACTCGTACGTAAACGATTAGATATTGACAGACACTCAAACACATCTATATTCTTTCCCCGCCTTACTGCTTAGTCATTGACACCgaataatatatatataagaaaAATTATATGTACTCTGTGTAACAGAAGCATTCTTCTCTCAAGTCTAGTAGCAAGCATACACAAAACTCTCGCTCGTCCAGGATGTCATCGACTGCTGAACAGATTGCTAAAAATGCCCGTTTTGCCGGGAATGTTTTGAAGACGCTAAGTAACGAAGACCGTTCCACGATCCTGTACAAGATACACGACGCTTTAAAGGCTTCTAAGAATGACATCGAAAGGGCTAATAAACTGGACTTGGCTGCTGTAGAGGAGACAGGTCTGTCCTCGTCGCTTGTGAAGAGGTTAGATTTGTTTAAAGGTGACAAGTTCGATACCATGTTACAAGGTATCAAAGACGTCGCTGATTTACCAGACCCTGTCGGTAAAGTCAACTTTGCGAGAGAGCTGGATGAAGGTTTGACATTGTACCAAGTGACCTCCCCAATCGGTGTGCTGCTAGTCATCTTTGAATCTCGTCCTGAAGTGATTGCCAACATTACCGCTTTGTGCATAAAGAGTGGTAACGCTGGTATCCTGAAAGGTGGTAAAGAGtcgttgaacactttcaaagaaatgGCCAAGATTATTAACGGCACGCTGGCCGATAACGAAAAGACCACTGGCGTCCCAGTGAATGCTGTCCAGTTGATACAAACTAGACAAGATGTGAACGATTTGCTAAGCCAAGACGAATTGATCGACTTGGTCGTTCCAAGAGGTTCCAACGCTTTGGTCAGaaacatcaagaacaacaccAAGATCCCAGTCCTGGGGCACGCAGATGGTATTTGCTCTGTTTACATTGACGAGAAAGCGGACTTGGTCAAGGCAAAGAGAATCACAGTCGATGCAAAGACGAACTATCCAGCTGGCTGCAACGCCATGGAGACCCTACTCATAAACCCTAACTTCCCTTCTTGGACGGATGTTCTGACCAATTTGGCCGAGCACGGCGTCACTCTGCATG
Coding sequences within it:
- the PRO2 gene encoding glutamate-5-semialdehyde dehydrogenase (similar to Saccharomyces cerevisiae PRO2 (YOR323C); ancestral locus Anc_7.71), which produces MSSTAEQIAKNARFAGNVLKTLSNEDRSTILYKIHDALKASKNDIERANKLDLAAVEETGLSSSLVKRLDLFKGDKFDTMLQGIKDVADLPDPVGKVNFARELDEGLTLYQVTSPIGVLLVIFESRPEVIANITALCIKSGNAGILKGGKESLNTFKEMAKIINGTLADNEKTTGVPVNAVQLIQTRQDVNDLLSQDELIDLVVPRGSNALVRNIKNNTKIPVLGHADGICSVYIDEKADLVKAKRITVDAKTNYPAGCNAMETLLINPNFPSWTDVLTNLAEHGVTLHVTQEVKDALKEQGKLTGETADKVVDANESVDFDKEFLSLDCAVKFTPTALDAIQHINLHSSKHTDCIVSEDKPNAEKFLKAVDSADVYWNASTRFADGFRYGFGTEVGIATSKIHARGPVGLDGLVIYQYQIRGNGQVAGDYLGAGGNKAFVHKEIDVKTVTL
- the KNAG0L00440 gene encoding uncharacterized protein (similar to Saccharomyces cerevisiae FRT2 (YAL028W) and FRT1 (YOR324C); ancestral locus Anc_7.69), with amino-acid sequence MMDSVMDRRGNVRRRPSSACLVADRMYCSGGVEAGGDGRLGSPALLRRPPQSDSLAGTAASAALLRRAPVIAVNDKPVLFARSAPGSKAGHRRYSPTFEFGAVEDDENDDDGGSFSSLHDKFSMEIAGAGFYKQMNNYSSAFGGDFSTFSFEEPQAVGVTAGSSSSSIGSALECGGPCTPLRDSHRRRSSTATVSSAFKLHSRSDIYGKQRHKRTMSSNNNSQAKRLVQEFLKVDKDPSPPRRNSSSQLNSSSSLVFENLLYRELDHSSKYSMSAVANESERSLPRTPFTDRNLASAVSSASIVGTPSTSGDHSSPPQSRESDIFSSSPEMDSSASSLDVQVKKSVKRKIPYKEHIPTAIHQLELKLRDQVQRKIVADESRLIDNLNKFDTLTTDVAQLRDQISTLKMAIKDTYLPKIRRSFDPKNSESFIHTLQDNVNTAVQELEVLEKKMQHYQRKVAQQKETMKTLESLINMGNTLREVKRNTKSVYKYRYVLFDLCILSFAIYFVMLLRSLFW